The following proteins are co-located in the Camelina sativa cultivar DH55 chromosome 12, Cs, whole genome shotgun sequence genome:
- the LOC104730228 gene encoding uncharacterized protein LOC104730228 — MPVPDPRAGQAFICLITLFLFLSIAVGGGCLIAYTVLPYPPIWLSYLGIFFVCLPWFFWILTFAYRIISRTFGFRMVIGSGGNNNNGNGEPQSRDVDPPEQSLEPPADEPDTIAHAQGQVLVSIEGNQSKKRMSTSSNSTIASHESEMPLAISMGS; from the coding sequence ATGCCTGTGCCAGATCCACGGGCGGGGCAGGCGTTCATCTGTCTCATTACCTTATTTCTTTTCCTATCAATCGCGGTTGGAGGCGGTTGTCTCATTGCATACACAGTCCTTCCTTACCCTCCAATTTGGCTATCCTACCTTGGCATTTTCTTCGTTTGTCTCCCTTGGTTCTTTTGGATCCTAACCTTTGCATACCGCATTATTTCACGCACTTTTGGATTTAGAATGGTCATTGGTTCCGGTGGTAACAATAACAACGGGAATGGAGAACCCCAGTCACGCGATGTTGACCCTCCTGAGCAATCTTTAGAGCCTCCTGCTGATGAGCCAGATACAATAGCTCACGCACAAGGCCAAGTTCTTGTGTCTATTGAAGGGAATCAATCGAAAAAACGAATGTCAACCTCCAGCAATTCTACTATCGCTTCACATGAAAGTGAGATGCCACTAGCCATTTCTATGGGCTCATGA
- the LOC104730229 gene encoding uncharacterized protein LOC104730229, with translation MSLSQTNFVSSSFLSSSHELRIPYSRPVLSYPRLQTHRILCAAKRTGKRRYPSERKKLRTEQKEAVAKVKNKLEGVWRLSKLGVPVGDDPGKDFLGISEGLLQAIAKVIEFPVASMLPEEAFSVIRKSFDARKILKEAKFVYTVDLDVKTLLELEPRAHDFIFRLEPKIGLIEHVPTEKSVPGDLISVVNDCKKSNSETSSGEYEPQIINGSGDPHQHGGGGGRSKPKIAIVGGGPSGLFAALVLAEFGADVTLIERGQAVEERGRDIGALVVRKILDMESNFCFGEGGAGTWSDGKLVTRIGKNSATVLAVLKTLVRFGAPDNILVNGKPHLGTDKLIPLLRNFRHYLQSAGVTIKFGTRVDDLLVEDSRVVGVKVSDSTDQLQSTSQNLKFDAVVLAVGHSARDTYEMLHSRNVELTPKDFAVGLRIEHPQELINHIQYSSMASEVLKGRGKVPVADYKVVQYVNDKDEDLSQSSSKRSCYSFCMCPGGQVVLTSTNPTELCINGMSFSRRSSKWANAALVVTVSAKDFDILNLNGPLAGIEYQREFERRAAIMGGGDFTVPVQRVTDFLQNKLSETPLPPSSYRLGVKSANLHELFPAHITEALRQSISMFEKELPGFISEEALLHGVETRTSSPVRIPRSNETYESTSLKGLYPVGEGAGYAGGIVSAAVDGMFSGFAVAKSFDLFDGTIESVIGKAQGAGLVKY, from the exons ATGTCTCTCTCGCAAACAAATTTCGTCAGTTCTTCATTTCTCTCATCGAGCCATGAACTGCGAATTCCGTATTCTAGACCGGTACTCTCTTATCCCCGTCTCCAAACACACCGGATTCTCTGTGCTGCGAAGCGAACCGGGAAGCGGAGATACCCTTCTGagaggaagaagctgaggacAGAGCAGAAGGAAGCTGTGGCTAAGGTTAAGAACAAGCTCGAAGGTGTTTGGCGTCTCTCTAAGCTCGGTGTTCCTGTCGGAGATGACCCTGGAAAGGATTTTCTCGGGATTTCAGAAGGTTTGCTTCAAGCCATCGCTAAAGTGATCGAGTTTCCG GTTGCTTCAATGTTGCCTGAAGAAGCATTCTCAGTGATTAGGAAATCTTTTGACGCTAGGAAG attctGAAAGAAGCCAAGTTTGTGtatactgtggatttggatgtgaaGACGCTTCTTGAGTTAGAGCCTCGTGCTCATGATTTCATTTTCCGGTTAGAGCCTAAGATTGGGCTTATTGAACATGTGCCTACCGAGAAGAGTGTTCCGGGTGACTTAATCAGTGTGGTGAATGACTGTAAAAAGAGTAACAGTGAGACTTCATCAGGAGAATATGAACCTCAGATTATCAATGGCTCTGGAGATCCACACCaacatggaggaggaggaggaagaagcaaaCCAAAAATCGCAATTGTTGGTGGTGGTCCATCTGGTTTGTTTGCAGCTCTTGTACTTGCGGAGTTCGGTGCAGATGTGACATTGATTGAAAGAGGGCAAGCAGTGGAAGAAAGAGGACGTGATATAGGCGCTTTGGTAGTTCGTAAGATTTTGGATATGGAGAGTAATTTCTGCTTTGGCGAG GGTGGTGCAGGTACGTGGAGTGATGGAAAGCTTGTTACTCGAATAGGCAAAAACAGTGCCACCGTTTTAGCG GTGTTGAAAACGTTGGTTCGGTTTGGAGCTCCTGATAATATATTGGTCAATGGAAAGCCTCATCTAGGAACAGATAAGCTAATTCCGTTACTCCGTAACTTCAGACATTATCTTCAAAGTGCGGGA GTGACTATCAAGTTTGGAACTAGGGTAGATGATCTTCTGGTAGAGGATTCTCGTGTTGTTGGAGTCAAGGTTTCAGATTCAACAGACCAATTGCAGAGTACATCCCAGAATTTAAAGTTTGATGCAGTTGTTCTTGCAGTCGGTCACTCAGCGCGTGACACATATGAGATGCTTCATTCTCGTAATGTTGAATTGACCCCAAAAGATTTTGCT GTTGGTTTGCGCATTGAGCATCCTCAGGAGCTAATCAACCATATACAG TACTCAAGTATGGCTAGTGAAGTTCTTAAAGGACGAGGTAAAGTACCAGTGGCGGATTACAAGGTTGTTCAGTATGTGAATGATAAGGATGAGGATCTCTCGCAGTCTTCATCAAAACGTAGTTGTTACTCCTTCTGCATGTGTCCTGGTGGTCAG GTTGTTCTCACCAGCACAAACCCAACCGAACTCTGCATCAATGGCATGTCATTTTCTCGTCGTTCATCCAAATGGGCTAATGCTGCACTTGTCGTCACAGTCTCAGCAAAAGACTTTGATATTCTCAATCTTAATGGACCCTTAGCTGGAATAGAGTATCAG AGAGAGTTTGAAAGAAGAGCGGCTATAATGGGTGGTGGTGATTTCACAGTTCCTGTACAGAGAGTTACTGATTTCCTGCAAAACAAGTTATCTG AAACACCTTTACCTCCATCAAGCTATAGATTAGGAGTGAAGTCTGCAAATCTGCATGAATTGTTTCCTGCTCATATCACAGAGGCTCTGCGACAGTCTATCTCTATGTTCGAAAAAGAG TTACCGGGATTCATCTCAGAGGAAGCACTCCTTCACGGCGTAGAG ACAAGAACAAGCTCCCCTGTTCGGATACCTCGAAGCAATGAGACCTACGAGAGCACGAGCTTGAAAGGTCTATACCCAGTTGGTGAAGGAGCTGGTTATGCTGGTGGGATTGTAAGTGCTGCAGTGGATGGTATGTTTTCGGGTTTTGCTGTTGCGAAAAGCTTTGATCTCTTTGATGGAACCATAGAGTCAGTTATTGGAAAGGCTCAAGGTGCTGGACTTGTAAAGTACTGA
- the LOC104730231 gene encoding AUGMIN subunit 8-like isoform X1, giving the protein MDVATDSTRRRLVPSEKNNAVPVTRRPRTSEVSSRYRSPTPTKTGRCPSPSVTRPTVSSSSQSVAAKRAVSAERKRPSTPPSPTSPSTPIRDLSIDLPASSRRLSTGRLPESLWPSTMRSLSVSFQSDSVSVPVSKKEKPVSSSSVDRTLRPSSNIAQKQKAETTPVSRKPTPERKRSPLKGKNNVSDLSENSKPSDGPHSRLIEQHRWPSRIGGKITSNSLNRSLDLGDRASRGAPTSGPGMGPSLRRMSLPLSSSSRPLHKTSSNTSSNGGLLSPTKSEDNNIARSSGAQRLLSAGSLDRETLETAVARLHPLSAPGSRPASPSRTSFSSSSSLSRGMSTSRGVSPARGLSPSRGLSPTRGVSPSRGLSPSRGTNTSCFARPSTPPSRGVSPSRIRQTSTSTQSSTTTSVLSFITDVKKGKKASYIEDVHQLRLLHNRYLQWRFAIARAESVMYIQRLTSEETLFNVWHAISELQDDVTRQRIGLQQLNLEIKLNSLLNNQMASLEDWATLERDHVSSLVGAIADLEANTLRLPATGGTKADVESLKAAMSSALDVMQAMGSSIWSLLSKVEEMNKMVTELAVVVTKESSMQGKCEDLLAATAIMQIEECSLRTHLIQTKREEGEDAAETPPLLPLSKFPWP; this is encoded by the exons ATGGACGTAGCTACAGATAGTACAAGGCGGCGTCTTGTTCCATCAGAGAAGAATAATGCAGTTCCTGTCACTCGCCGTCCTCGAACATCGGAGGTCAGTTCAAGATACAGATCACCGACGCCAACCAAAACCGGGCGATGTCCTTCCCCAAGTGTCACAAGGCCAACAGTGTCTTCAAGCTCTCAATCCGTGGCTGCGAAAAGAGCAGTTTCAGCAGAGAGGAAGCGTCCTTCAACACCGCCATCTCCTACTAGTCCCTCCACACCGATACGTGACTTGTCTATAGACTTACCAGCTTCATCTAGGAGGCTCTCTACAGGTCGTTTGCCTGAAAGCTTATGGCCTTCCACTATGAGAAGCCTCAGTGTTTCATTTCAGTCGGATTCGGTGTCAGTCCCTGTTAGTAAAAAGGAGAAACCAGTTAGTAGTTCTTCTGTTGATCGGACATTGAGACCTTCTTCGAATATAGCTCAAAAGCAGAAGGCTGAAACGACCCCTGTATCAAGGAAACCTACGCCAGAGAGGAAAAGAAGTCCATTGAAAGGGAAGAATAATGTGTCTGATCTTTCAGAGAATTCGAAACCTTCAGATGGTCCTCATAGTCGGTTAATAGAACAGCATCGGTGGCCTAGTAGAATTGGTGGAAAGATCACTTCGAATTCCTTAAACAGAAGCTTGGATCTTGGCGACAGGGCTTCAAGAGGTGCACCAACTTCAGGGCCTGGAATGGGGCCGTCTCTTAGGAGAATGTCACTACCTTTGTCCAGTAGTTCGAGACCTTTGCATAAAACTTCTAGTAACACATCTAGCAATGGTGGATTGTTGTCTCCAACAAAGTCGGAAGATAATAACATAGCTCGATCTTCTGGTGCTCAAAGACTTTTGTCTGCAGGGTCGTTAGATAGAGAAACCTTAGAAACGGCTGTAGCTAGGTTGCATCCATTGTCTGCTCCTGGATCTCGCCCAGCTTCACCAAGTAGAACATCGTTTTCGTCTTCATCGTCTCTTTCTAGAGGCATGAGTACTTCGAGAGGAGTGAGTCCAGCGAGAGGACTAAGCCCTTCAAGAGGATTGAGTCCTACAAGAGGTGTGAGTCCTTCGAGAGGGTTAAGTCCTTCGCGTGGCACAAATACCTCCTGTTTTGCTCGACCATCAACTCCACCTTCAAGAGGGGTAAGTCCTTCACGGATAAGACAAACCAGCACTTCCACACAATCCAGTACCACAACTTCAGTGCTCAGCTTCATCACGGATGTCAAGAAAGGCAAAAAAGCAAGCTACATCGAAGATGTTCATCAACTGCGCCTGCTCCACAATAGATACTTACAGTGGCGGTTTGCAATTGCACGAGCTGAATCTGTAATGTATATTCAAAGATTAACTTCCGAG GAAACCCTATTTAATGTGTGGCATGCGATATCAGAACTACAGGATGATGTGACTAGGCAAAGGATTGGCTTACAACAGCTAAATCTAGAGATCAAACTCAACTCACTATTAAACAATCAG ATGGCGAGCCTTGAAGATTGGGCCACACTTGAAAGAGACCATGTTAGTTCTTTAGTTGGAGCCATTGCAGATTTAGAAGCAAATACTCTCCGACTTCCAGCGACGGGAGGAACAAAG GCGGACGTCGAATCTTTGAAAGCAGCTATGTCCTCGGCCCTCGACGTAATGCAGGCTATGGGATCGTCCATTTGGTCTCTACTCTCAAAG GTGGAGGAGATGAACAAAATGGTCACCGAACTAGCTGTTGTAGTTACAAAAGAGAGTTCTATGCAAGGAAAATGCGAAGATCTTCTGGCCGCAACCGCGATCATGCAG ATAGAAGAGTGTAGCCTGAGGACTCATCTGATACAAACTAAgcgagaagaaggagaagatgcaGCGGAGACTCCTCCATTGTTGCCATTAAGCAAATTTCCATGGCCATGA
- the LOC104730231 gene encoding AUGMIN subunit 8-like isoform X2 — MDVATDSTRRRLVPSEKNNAVPVTRRPRTSEVSSRYRSPTPTKTGRCPSPSVTRPTVSSSSQSVAAKRAVSAERKRPSTPPSPTSPSTPIRDLSIDLPASSRRLSTGRLPESLWPSTMRSLSVSFQSDSVSVPVSKKEKPVSSSSVDRTLRPSSNIAQKQKAETTPVSRKPTPERKRSPLKGKNNVSDLSENSKPSDGPHSRLIEQHRWPSRIGGKITSNSLNRSLDLGDRASRGAPTSGPGMGPSLRRMSLPLSSSSRPLHKTSSNTSSNGGLLSPTKSEDNNIARSSGAQRLLSAGSLDRETLETAVARLHPLSAPGSRPASPSRTSFSSSSSLSRGMSTSRGVSPARGLSPSRGLSPTRGVSPSRGLSPSRGTNTSCFARPSTPPSRGVSPSRIRQTSTSTQSSTTTSVLSFITDVKKGKKASYIEDVHQLRLLHNRYLQWRFAIARAESVMYIQRLTSEF, encoded by the exons ATGGACGTAGCTACAGATAGTACAAGGCGGCGTCTTGTTCCATCAGAGAAGAATAATGCAGTTCCTGTCACTCGCCGTCCTCGAACATCGGAGGTCAGTTCAAGATACAGATCACCGACGCCAACCAAAACCGGGCGATGTCCTTCCCCAAGTGTCACAAGGCCAACAGTGTCTTCAAGCTCTCAATCCGTGGCTGCGAAAAGAGCAGTTTCAGCAGAGAGGAAGCGTCCTTCAACACCGCCATCTCCTACTAGTCCCTCCACACCGATACGTGACTTGTCTATAGACTTACCAGCTTCATCTAGGAGGCTCTCTACAGGTCGTTTGCCTGAAAGCTTATGGCCTTCCACTATGAGAAGCCTCAGTGTTTCATTTCAGTCGGATTCGGTGTCAGTCCCTGTTAGTAAAAAGGAGAAACCAGTTAGTAGTTCTTCTGTTGATCGGACATTGAGACCTTCTTCGAATATAGCTCAAAAGCAGAAGGCTGAAACGACCCCTGTATCAAGGAAACCTACGCCAGAGAGGAAAAGAAGTCCATTGAAAGGGAAGAATAATGTGTCTGATCTTTCAGAGAATTCGAAACCTTCAGATGGTCCTCATAGTCGGTTAATAGAACAGCATCGGTGGCCTAGTAGAATTGGTGGAAAGATCACTTCGAATTCCTTAAACAGAAGCTTGGATCTTGGCGACAGGGCTTCAAGAGGTGCACCAACTTCAGGGCCTGGAATGGGGCCGTCTCTTAGGAGAATGTCACTACCTTTGTCCAGTAGTTCGAGACCTTTGCATAAAACTTCTAGTAACACATCTAGCAATGGTGGATTGTTGTCTCCAACAAAGTCGGAAGATAATAACATAGCTCGATCTTCTGGTGCTCAAAGACTTTTGTCTGCAGGGTCGTTAGATAGAGAAACCTTAGAAACGGCTGTAGCTAGGTTGCATCCATTGTCTGCTCCTGGATCTCGCCCAGCTTCACCAAGTAGAACATCGTTTTCGTCTTCATCGTCTCTTTCTAGAGGCATGAGTACTTCGAGAGGAGTGAGTCCAGCGAGAGGACTAAGCCCTTCAAGAGGATTGAGTCCTACAAGAGGTGTGAGTCCTTCGAGAGGGTTAAGTCCTTCGCGTGGCACAAATACCTCCTGTTTTGCTCGACCATCAACTCCACCTTCAAGAGGGGTAAGTCCTTCACGGATAAGACAAACCAGCACTTCCACACAATCCAGTACCACAACTTCAGTGCTCAGCTTCATCACGGATGTCAAGAAAGGCAAAAAAGCAAGCTACATCGAAGATGTTCATCAACTGCGCCTGCTCCACAATAGATACTTACAGTGGCGGTTTGCAATTGCACGAGCTGAATCTGTAATGTATATTCAAAGATTAACTTCCGAG TTTTGA